The nucleotide window CAAAGACAGAAACAAAAGGAGTAATAGAGTTTCAAGATGTAACATTTGCCTATCCAGGAGAGAGTGAAGAACCTGTAATTAAGAATGTGTCATTTACTGCAAAGCCTGGAGAAACTGTAGCTTTTATTGGTAGTACAGGTAGTGGTAAATCAACTCTTATTCAATTAATTCCTCGTTTCTATGACGTAACTAGAGGTAGAATCTTAATTGATGGAGTTGATGTTAAAGACTATGATATTAAAATATTAAGACAAAAAATTGGATATGTTCCACAGAAGGCTTTACTTTTTACTGGAACTATTGAAGATAATCTTCGTTATGGAAAACATAACTTAACTCTTGAAGAGCTAAAAGATGCAGTTAGAGTTGCACAAGCAGAAGATTTTATTAATCAAAAACCAGATGGATTTGAAACGTTCTTATCTGAAGGTGGAAGTAATTTGTCAGGTGGACAAAAACAGAGACTAGCTATAGCTAGAGCTATTGTTAGAAAACCTGAGATTTATATATTTGATGATTCTTTCTCAGCACTTGATTATCGAACAGACTTAAAATTACGTACTGCCTTGAAAGAAAAAACAAAGGATTCAACTGTATTAATTGTTGCTCAAAGAGTTGGAACAATTAAAAATGCAGATAAGATTATTGTTTTAAACGAAGGGGAAGTTGTGGCACAAGGAACTCATAAAGAATTGTTGAAAACAAGTAATATTTATTATGATATTGCTTCTTCTCAACTTTCTAAGGAGGAATTGATGAAGGATGAAGAATAATATTCAGGCTTTAAAACGCTTATATACTTACATTAAAGCATATAGATTATATTTTATTTTAGCTTTATTTATGACTGTAATTGCCACTATAACTAATGCGACTATTCCATTTGTAATTGGTCTTGCAGTTACAGAAATGGCTAATAATGTAGCCGATATTATAAAAGGGATAGAAGGAGCTGCGATTAATTATAAATATATTGGAGGAGTTTTAGCTACCTTTATAAGTATAGGTCTTATATCACAGATAACACAATATTTATCTATTTCATTTATGACTAATGTTGTGCAAGGTTCAATGAGAAACTTACGTAAAGATATTACTGAGAAAATCAATAAATTACCTGTTTCTTATTTTGATAGTAGAAAACAAGGCGATATTTTAAGTATTGTTACTAATGATGTAGATGCAATTTCAAATGCTCTTCAGCAAAGTGTGATTCAGATTTTTACAGCAATACTTGGTATCATATTTGCAGTTGCAATGATGATGTATATATCTGTTCCAATGGCATTAATTGCATTATTAATTATACCCCTATCTCTTATTGTGTCTAAATTTATTATTAAAAAATCTCAAAAATATTTTGTGAATCAACAAAACACATTAGGAGATCTTAATGGATATATTGGAGAAGCTTATAGTGGTTTTGATGTTATAAAACTATATGGCAAAGAAGAAGATACAATTAGAGAATTTGAAAGTATAAATGATCGTTTAACACAAAATAGCTTTAAAGCATTCTTTGTATCTGGACTTATGATGCCTCTAGTTGGGCTTATTTCAAATCTTGGATATATAACTATGGCAGTACTTGGTGGCTATTATGCTATTTTAGGTGCTTTAACTGTAGGAAATATGCAGGCATTTATCCAGTATATTTGGCAGATAAATCAGCCTATTTCTCAAATGACACAGTTATCTAATGTAATACAAACTGCAAGTGCAGCTACAATAAGAATATTTAGTATTTTAGATGAAAAGGAAGAATTAGCAGAGATTAATACTGCAAAATTACCAAGCAAAATAGAAGGAAATGTTACATTTGAAAATGTATCCTTTGGATATAATAAAAATGAACCTTTAATTAAAAATTTAAATTTTAGTATAAAAAAAGGAGATAAGGTTGCTATTGTTGGACCTACTGGTGCAGGAAAAACTACACTGATAAATTTATTAATGAGGTTTTATGATATAGATAGTGGTTCTATTAAGATTGATGGTATAGATACTAAAGATATGAAGCGTTCAGATGTACGATCAATTTTTGGAATGGTATTACAAGATGCATGGCTTTATAGTTCAAGTATTAAGGATAATATTGCCTTTGGTAATTTAGATGCATCAGAATCCGAAATAATAAATGCTGCTAAAACAGCAAATGTAGATCATTTTATAAGGACACTTCCAGATGGATATGATACAGAGTTAAATGAAGGTACTTCTAATATATCTCTAGGGCAAAAACAACTATTAACAATTGCACGTGCACTTATCTCTAATCCTAAAATTTTAATTTTAGATGAAGCAACTAGTTCAGTAGATACTCGTTTAGAACTTCTTATACAGAAAGCAATGGATGCTATAATGAAGGGAAGAACAAGTTTTGTTATTGCACACAGACTTTCAACTATTAGAGATGCAGATATAATTTTAGTGATGAATAAAGGAAGTATTATTGAACAAGGAAGTCATGATGAATTAATTGAGAAAAAAGGATTTTATGAAAAGCTATATAATAGTCAATTTGCTAATAGCTAAATATAATCTTGTTTAGTAATAAGATAGAGGGATAGGTATGTACTTCTATTATTACCTATGTAAATATATTGATGAAGTCATGAATTATATTAGTTCAAAACCAAAGCCTTCATCCCTCTATATATTTAGTAGAAATGATAAACCTATTGATTATATATTAAATCATATAGAGTCTTGAGATATATCAATAAATGATGTAGTGATTCATGTAGGAAATACTAATCTATTTTTTGATAGTCTTAATAATAATAGTGTTAGAGAATGTTACAAATATCAATATTATATTTATCATTTAAAAACTTAATTAAAAGTATGATTGAGAAATTTATAAAATATTTTTAGTAGGTTAATGTGAAAAAGTAACATATGGAAAGGAAAACTATACATTACATAGATTAAGTGGATTCAATATAACATATATTTATTCTAAGGGGTCTTCAGACGTTGAAGTATCAAAACTATCCTCTAAATATTCAGCCCCAAACTTATGCATCATTTCCAGAATAGGAACTATTCTTTTACCCAATTCTGTCAATCCATATTCAACCTTTGGTGGAACAACCGGAAAAACCTTTCTATATATAAGTTTATCTTCTTCTAAACTTCTTAACTGTTGCGTAACCATTTTTTGGGTAACATTTGGAAGTTTTTTCTTTATTTCAGTAAATCGAAGTT belongs to Gottschalkia purinilytica and includes:
- a CDS encoding winged helix-turn-helix transcriptional regulator, with amino-acid sequence MTEDMKRHEECYMKEHCLKYDVCPMTLVQKILSGKWKILILWYLSYKKLRFTEIKKKLPNVTQKMVTQQLRSLEEDKLIYRKVFPVVPPKVEYGLTELGKRIVPILEMMHKFGAEYLEDSFDTSTSEDPLE
- a CDS encoding ABC transporter ATP-binding protein; translated protein: MKNNIQALKRLYTYIKAYRLYFILALFMTVIATITNATIPFVIGLAVTEMANNVADIIKGIEGAAINYKYIGGVLATFISIGLISQITQYLSISFMTNVVQGSMRNLRKDITEKINKLPVSYFDSRKQGDILSIVTNDVDAISNALQQSVIQIFTAILGIIFAVAMMMYISVPMALIALLIIPLSLIVSKFIIKKSQKYFVNQQNTLGDLNGYIGEAYSGFDVIKLYGKEEDTIREFESINDRLTQNSFKAFFVSGLMMPLVGLISNLGYITMAVLGGYYAILGALTVGNMQAFIQYIWQINQPISQMTQLSNVIQTASAATIRIFSILDEKEELAEINTAKLPSKIEGNVTFENVSFGYNKNEPLIKNLNFSIKKGDKVAIVGPTGAGKTTLINLLMRFYDIDSGSIKIDGIDTKDMKRSDVRSIFGMVLQDAWLYSSSIKDNIAFGNLDASESEIINAAKTANVDHFIRTLPDGYDTELNEGTSNISLGQKQLLTIARALISNPKILILDEATSSVDTRLELLIQKAMDAIMKGRTSFVIAHRLSTIRDADIILVMNKGSIIEQGSHDELIEKKGFYEKLYNSQFANS